The following are encoded in a window of Phocoena phocoena chromosome 2, mPhoPho1.1, whole genome shotgun sequence genomic DNA:
- the SNAPC5 gene encoding snRNA-activating protein complex subunit 5 isoform X1, whose amino-acid sequence MLSRLQELRKEEETLLRLKAALHDQLNRLKVEELALQSMISSGREDEMLSSQPAPEQSHDMLVHVDNEASINQTALELSTRSHVPEEEEEEEEEESDS is encoded by the exons ATGTTGAGCCGGCTTCAGGAGCTGCGCAAGGAAGAGGAGACGCTGCTCCGGTTGAAAGCGGCCCTGCACGACCAGCTGAACCGGCTCAAG GTTGAAGAACTGGCCCTCCAGTCAATGATTAGTTCTGGGAGAGAAGATGAGATGCTGTCTTCTCAACCTGCGCCTGAACAGTCACATGAT ATGTTGGTGCATGTAGACAATGAAGCATCAATCAACCAGACCGCACTGGAGTTGAGCACAAGGAGCCATGtgccagaagaggaggaggaggaggaggaggaagaatcaGATTCCTGA
- the SNAPC5 gene encoding snRNA-activating protein complex subunit 5 isoform X2: MLSRLQELRKEEETLLRLKAALHDQLNRLKMLVHVDNEASINQTALELSTRSHVPEEEEEEEEEESDS, from the exons ATGTTGAGCCGGCTTCAGGAGCTGCGCAAGGAAGAGGAGACGCTGCTCCGGTTGAAAGCGGCCCTGCACGACCAGCTGAACCGGCTCAAG ATGTTGGTGCATGTAGACAATGAAGCATCAATCAACCAGACCGCACTGGAGTTGAGCACAAGGAGCCATGtgccagaagaggaggaggaggaggaggaggaagaatcaGATTCCTGA
- the RPL4 gene encoding large ribosomal subunit protein uL4, with translation MVLSVGLSIWKSMESEVEQVVYILLGMFYFQVACARPLISVYSEKGESSGKNVTLPAVFKAPIRPDIVNFVHTNLRKNNRQPYAVSELAGHQTSAESWGTGRAVARIPRVRGGGTHRSGQGAFGNMCRGGRMFAPTKTWRRWHRRVNTTQKRYAICSALAASALPALVMSKGHRIEEVPELPLVVEDKVEGYKKTKEAVLLLKKLKAWNDIKKVYASQRMRAGKGKMRNRRRIQRRGPCIIYNEDNGIIKAFRNIPGITLLNVSKLNILKLAPGGHVGRFCIWTESAFRKLDELYGTWRKSASLKSNYNLPMHKMLNTDLSRILKSPEIQRALRAPRKKIHRRVLKKNPLKNLRIMLKLNPYAKTMRRNTILRQARNHKIRMDRVAAALEAKSDEKGIPGKKPVMGKKGKEAVCVKKLKKPKKPKKPLVGKKAAVTKKPAAKKKPAKKPAKKKPTEKKPTEKKPTTEEKKAAA, from the exons ATGGTCCTGAGTGTAGGCCTGAGCATCTGGAAGAGTATGGAAAGCGAGGTTGAGCAGGTTGTGTACATCCTGCTTGGGATGTTTTACTTTCAGGTG gcGTGTGCTCGTCCACTGATATCAGTGTACTCTGAAAAGGGGGAGTCATCTGGCAAAAATGTCACTTTGCCTGCTGTGTTCAAGGCTCCCATTCGACCAGATATTGTGAACTTTGTTCACACCAACTTGCGCAAAAACAACAGACAGCCCTATGCTGTCAGTGAATTAGCAG GTCATCAAACCAGTGCTGAGTCTTGGGGTACTGGCAGAGCTGTGGCTCGAATTCCCAGGGTTCGAGGTGGCGGCACTCACCGTTCTGGCCAGGGTGCTTTTGGAAAT ATGTGTCGTGGGGGCCGCATGTTTGCACCAACCAAGACCTGGCGACGTTGGCACCGCAGAGTGAATACAACGCAGAAGCGATATGCCATCTGCTCTGCGTTGGCTGCCTCGGCTTTACCAGCTCTGGTCATGTCTAAAG GTCATCGTATAGAGGAAGTTCCTGAACTTCCTTTGGTGGTTGAAGATAAAGTTGAAGGCTACAAGAAGACCAAGGAGGCTGTTTTGCTCCTGAAGAAACTTAAGGCTTGGAATGATATCAAAAAG GTCTACGCCTCGCAGCGAATGAGAGCTGGCAAAGGCAAAATGAGAAACCGTCGCCGTATCCAGCGCAGGGGACCCTGCATCATTTATAATGAGGACAATGGTATCATCAAGGCCTTCAGAAACATCCCTG GAATTACTCTGCTTAATGTAAGCAAACTGAACATTTTGAAACTTGCTCCTGGTGGGCACGTGGGACGTTTCTGCATTTGGACTGAAAGTGCTTTCCGCAAGTTAGATGAGCTGTATGGCACTTGGCGTAAATCTGCCTCCCTCAAGAGTAACTACAA cCTCCCCATGCACAAGATGCTCAATACAGACCTTAGCAGAATCTTGAAAAGCCCAGAGATCCAAAGAGCCCTCCGAGCACCACG CAAGAAGATTCATCGCAGAGTCTTGAAGAAGAATCCACTGAAAAACCTGAGAATCATGTTGAAGCTAAACCCATATGCAAAGACCATGCGCCGGAACACCATTCTTCGCCAGGCCAGGAAC CACAAAATCCGGATGGATAGGGTAGCAGCAGCACTAGAAGCCAAATCAGATGAGAAGGGGATTCCAGGCAAGAAGCCTGTGatgggaaagaagggaaaggaggctGTTTGCGTTAAGAAGCTGAAGAAGCCGAAGAAGCCAAAGAAGCCTTTGGTGGGAAAAAAGGCTGCAGTGACCAAGAAACCAGCAGCTAAAAAGAAGCCTGCTAAAAAGCCTGCTAAAAAGAAGCCCACAGAAAAGAAACCCACAGAAAAGAAACCCACCACAGAGGAAAAGAAGGCTGCTGCATAA